A single genomic interval of Alteromonas sp. CI.11.F.A3 harbors:
- a CDS encoding metallophosphoesterase: MSTLLHISDCHLFGDTTRQGYGAINPYHSLKQILVEAFQHSANISTIIVTGDISGDDSLTSYQHFTALIENYAKAPVYVIAGNHDNNPHFNTLSAHHLVAGAPVELGDWQIHGVDTRFEGARGQVDILELKAIAKQVSEHSHRHHLLAMHHHASPSESWMDKHDLANAGEFLNWVEEGIPLAAIIHGHVHSPLRYTLGTKNKVPVMGCPASCWQWEMAPEFALSDEQPGYQLIRLRGDGTLTCDIKRIKTT, from the coding sequence GTGAGTACCCTGCTGCATATTAGCGACTGCCATTTATTTGGTGATACCACTCGCCAAGGTTATGGAGCGATTAATCCCTATCACAGCCTAAAACAGATATTGGTTGAGGCTTTCCAGCACAGCGCCAATATCAGCACGATTATCGTTACCGGTGATATAAGTGGCGATGACTCTCTAACAAGCTATCAGCACTTTACCGCGTTAATAGAAAACTACGCCAAGGCACCAGTTTATGTGATTGCCGGCAATCATGATAATAACCCTCATTTTAATACATTATCTGCTCACCATCTTGTTGCTGGCGCGCCAGTTGAATTAGGCGACTGGCAAATTCACGGCGTAGATACACGTTTTGAAGGCGCGAGAGGGCAAGTAGATATTCTTGAGCTTAAGGCTATAGCCAAACAAGTATCTGAACATTCACATCGCCATCATTTACTTGCCATGCACCACCATGCCTCGCCATCAGAAAGCTGGATGGATAAACACGACTTGGCAAACGCCGGTGAGTTTTTAAACTGGGTAGAGGAAGGCATTCCATTAGCGGCCATTATTCATGGCCATGTACATTCGCCCCTTCGTTACACGCTAGGTACCAAGAATAAAGTACCAGTGATGGGTTGCCCCGCAAGTTGTTGGCAGTGGGAAATGGCACCTGAATTTGCGTTAAGTGACGAGCAGCCAGGTTATCAATTAATTAGGTTACGCGGTGATGGAACGTTAACCTGCGACATAAAGAGAATAAAAACAACATGA
- a CDS encoding DUF1249 domain-containing protein: MQALCELNYAHILRILPDCDTEELNYVFTVGDTLTYEIKIIESARYTSTLSLKQTSNDMPSYLTPSMTVRLYHDARMAEVISSQNTGALQPSYEYPNLKMRQRNEKQMVNIFLAEWLDFCRKLRPKVTSLA, encoded by the coding sequence ATGCAGGCATTGTGCGAGTTAAACTACGCGCACATTCTTCGTATTCTGCCCGATTGTGATACAGAGGAACTTAACTACGTATTTACTGTGGGCGACACGCTTACCTACGAAATTAAGATTATTGAGTCTGCTCGATACACCAGTACATTAAGCCTTAAACAAACGTCCAACGATATGCCCAGCTATTTAACACCATCAATGACGGTGCGTTTGTACCATGATGCCAGAATGGCCGAAGTAATAAGTAGCCAAAATACGGGCGCGCTTCAACCTTCGTACGAATACCCTAATTTAAAAATGCGCCAACGCAATGAAAAGCAAATGGTGAATATCTTTCTTGCTGAATGGTTAGATTTTTGCCGCAAACTGCGTCCTAAGGTAACGTCGCTAGCGTGA
- the nudF gene encoding ADP-ribose diphosphatase: MSKKILSFTSNDVEITSVKPVYRGFFTMQEYLFTHKCFDGTQSGTVKRELFERGHAVGVLPYDPILKEFVLIEQFRIGALATSSTPWLIEIIAGMIDEGETEVDVCHRESMEEAGIELENLTKAMSYLSSPGGTTERIHIFIAKTNAEKAHGIHGLETESEDIKVHRVAEQTALEWLENGHIDNAAAVIALQWFFMNKSTLMEQWKIS, translated from the coding sequence ATGAGCAAGAAAATCCTTTCATTTACCTCAAACGACGTTGAAATTACGAGTGTAAAACCGGTTTATCGTGGTTTTTTCACCATGCAAGAATATCTGTTTACGCACAAATGCTTCGACGGCACCCAAAGCGGTACAGTGAAACGAGAGCTATTTGAACGCGGTCATGCTGTAGGCGTATTGCCCTACGATCCTATTTTGAAGGAATTTGTTCTTATTGAGCAGTTTAGAATAGGGGCATTAGCGACATCTTCAACCCCTTGGCTGATAGAAATAATTGCAGGCATGATTGATGAAGGTGAAACAGAAGTAGATGTATGCCATAGAGAGTCGATGGAAGAGGCCGGTATTGAGCTTGAAAATCTCACCAAAGCAATGAGTTATTTATCTAGCCCTGGGGGCACCACCGAGCGTATTCATATTTTTATTGCCAAAACCAATGCAGAAAAAGCTCACGGCATTCACGGATTAGAGACAGAGTCGGAAGATATCAAAGTACATAGAGTGGCTGAGCAAACTGCCCTTGAATGGCTGGAAAACGGCCATATAGACAACGCTGCCGCAGTAATTGCGCTACAATGGTTCTTTATGAACAAATCCACGCTAATGGAGCAATGGAAGATATCGTGA
- the tolC gene encoding outer membrane channel protein TolC, translating into MNRKLLSLAIGFSVTTGALADDLTQVYQQALANDPLVNQAKAQRDAAFEGISISRANLLPQISGSMSYTTSTTENAQTLGTNAEDLQVVTFETDNDSIDYGISLSMSLYDHANWIGLDRAEKVAEQSDAQLAASMQDLIVRTVTAYFDVLRARDSVEFVNAEKRAIERQLEQTRQRFEVGLTAITDVHEAQANYDSTVAQEIQAENQLEFALEALRVITGKYHDRLFGLDKETFSATMPVPAKVDNWLETAQDKNLALLVDRLAMDIAKEDIAAARSGHLPTLDLSASLGRSKNDVDSQFIQYETPYLDSESIGLSVSIPIYSGHRVSSQTDQAKYLYVSASQAAEQTYRETVQSIRSSFNNVKASISTIRALEQSVVSANSALKATEAGFDVGTRTIVDVLDSTRNLFDARNNLSGARYDFIQSVVTLKQAAGTLTGEDVAIINRGLKPMEDAE; encoded by the coding sequence ATGAATCGAAAACTTCTGTCGCTCGCAATCGGTTTCTCAGTAACAACCGGTGCGCTTGCCGATGATCTGACGCAAGTGTATCAACAAGCACTTGCCAATGACCCTTTGGTAAATCAAGCGAAAGCGCAGCGTGATGCTGCATTTGAAGGGATCAGCATTAGTCGTGCAAACCTTCTTCCTCAAATCTCTGGATCTATGTCTTATACCACCTCTACCACAGAGAATGCACAAACATTAGGTACAAACGCAGAAGACCTACAAGTTGTCACTTTTGAGACAGACAATGACAGTATCGATTACGGTATTTCGTTATCTATGTCGTTGTACGATCATGCAAACTGGATTGGCTTAGATCGCGCCGAAAAGGTTGCAGAACAAAGCGATGCGCAATTAGCTGCTAGCATGCAAGATTTAATCGTGCGTACGGTTACCGCTTACTTTGATGTATTACGAGCCCGAGATAGTGTTGAATTTGTTAACGCAGAAAAACGTGCCATTGAACGTCAGTTAGAGCAAACCCGTCAGCGCTTTGAAGTAGGGCTTACTGCTATTACTGATGTGCACGAAGCACAAGCTAACTACGACAGCACTGTCGCTCAAGAGATTCAGGCTGAAAACCAACTAGAATTCGCTCTTGAAGCATTACGTGTGATCACCGGCAAGTACCACGACCGCTTGTTTGGCTTAGATAAAGAAACGTTTTCTGCCACTATGCCAGTGCCTGCAAAAGTCGATAACTGGCTAGAAACGGCGCAAGATAAAAACTTAGCATTGTTGGTTGACCGTTTAGCGATGGATATTGCTAAAGAAGATATCGCTGCTGCCCGTTCAGGCCACTTACCTACCCTTGATTTGTCGGCAAGCCTGGGGCGCTCGAAAAATGACGTAGATTCTCAGTTTATTCAGTACGAGACGCCTTACCTTGATAGCGAGTCAATTGGCCTTTCAGTGTCAATCCCAATTTACTCTGGCCATCGTGTAAGTTCGCAAACTGACCAAGCGAAATACCTTTACGTATCAGCCAGTCAAGCTGCTGAACAAACGTACCGTGAAACGGTTCAGTCTATTCGTAGCTCGTTTAATAACGTAAAAGCATCAATATCAACCATTCGCGCCCTTGAGCAGTCTGTGGTTTCTGCAAACAGTGCATTGAAAGCAACTGAAGCGGGTTTTGATGTAGGTACACGTACTATTGTTGATGTACTCGATAGCACCCGTAATTTGTTCGATGCACGTAACAACTTATCGGGCGCGCGCTACGACTTTATCCAATCGGTTGTTACCTTGAAGCAAGCTGCAGGTACCTTAACCGGTGAAGATGTGGCTATTATCAACCGTGGCTTAAAGCCAATGGAAGACGCTGAATAG